A stretch of the Arthrobacter sp. PAMC 25486 genome encodes the following:
- the rapZ gene encoding RNase adapter RapZ, with product MTEQQESAATVEGDLTPIKPVESELLVVTGMSGAGRSTAANALEDHGWYVIENLPPQMLGTLSELVSRMPGALPKLAVVVDVRGKALFADIRESLNALSAAGVAYRVLFLDANDDTLVRRFEQGRRPHPLQQDGRILDGIAAERVLLAEMKDQAEMVLDTSDLNVHQLGSAVTELFSESGPVVLTLTIMSFGFKYGLPVDANYVADVRFIPNPHWIPQLRPLTGQDAAVSNFVLNDNGASDFVDRFVHMLEPVFDGYRRENKHYATIAVGCTGGKHRSVAVAIELAKRLSQLPRVTTSIRHRDLGRE from the coding sequence ATGACAGAACAGCAAGAATCAGCCGCAACCGTCGAAGGGGACCTGACTCCTATCAAGCCTGTCGAATCTGAACTGTTGGTTGTCACCGGCATGTCCGGCGCCGGCCGCAGCACGGCCGCCAACGCGCTTGAAGACCACGGCTGGTACGTCATTGAAAACCTGCCCCCGCAGATGCTCGGCACCTTGTCGGAGCTCGTCTCACGCATGCCGGGGGCGCTGCCCAAGCTGGCCGTCGTCGTCGATGTCCGCGGCAAGGCGCTCTTTGCCGACATCCGGGAATCACTGAACGCACTCTCCGCCGCCGGCGTCGCCTATCGCGTCCTGTTCCTTGACGCCAACGACGACACTCTGGTGCGACGCTTTGAGCAGGGCCGCCGCCCTCACCCGCTACAGCAGGACGGCCGCATCCTGGACGGCATCGCCGCCGAACGCGTTTTGCTGGCCGAAATGAAGGACCAGGCGGAGATGGTGCTTGACACCTCCGACCTGAACGTCCACCAGCTTGGTTCGGCCGTGACGGAGCTGTTCTCGGAATCGGGCCCTGTTGTCCTGACACTGACCATCATGAGCTTCGGCTTCAAGTATGGACTCCCGGTGGATGCCAACTATGTTGCCGACGTCCGCTTCATCCCCAACCCGCACTGGATCCCGCAGCTGCGTCCGCTCACGGGCCAAGACGCGGCCGTCAGCAACTTTGTGCTCAACGACAATGGCGCCAGCGATTTCGTGGACCGCTTCGTACACATGCTGGAGCCGGTCTTTGACGGCTACCGCCGCGAAAACAAGCACTACGCCACGATCGCCGTCGGCTGCACGGGCGGCAAGCACCGTTCCGTGGCGGTTGCCATTGAGCTGGCCAAGCGCCTGAGCCAGCTGCCGCGGGTCACTACGAGCATCCGGCACAGAGACCTGGGCCGGGAGTAA
- a CDS encoding 1-acyl-sn-glycerol-3-phosphate acyltransferase — protein sequence MAIYDLTRVLTRGTISALCRPTVEGLENVPKDGPFIVAPNHLSFFDSVIVQALTPRPVSFFAKAEYFTGKGIKGKLMKSFFESVHSIPVERGEQAASVQALKTLLEILGRGEGVGIYPEGTRSRDGVLYRGRTGVGWLALTTGAPVVPVGVIGTEKLQPAGKKTFHPAPFTLRFGKPLYFDKTGPDHSLPARRATTDTIMDAIAELSGQERSTKYNQSPAAE from the coding sequence GTGGCGATCTATGACCTGACCCGTGTCCTGACCCGGGGCACCATCAGCGCCCTGTGCCGGCCCACCGTTGAGGGCCTGGAGAACGTGCCCAAGGACGGGCCGTTCATTGTGGCGCCGAACCATCTCTCCTTCTTTGACTCGGTCATTGTGCAGGCGCTGACGCCGCGGCCGGTCTCCTTTTTTGCCAAGGCCGAGTACTTCACAGGCAAGGGCATCAAGGGCAAGCTGATGAAGTCGTTCTTCGAGTCGGTGCACTCCATTCCCGTGGAGCGCGGCGAACAGGCTGCCAGTGTGCAGGCCCTGAAGACGCTGCTGGAAATCCTGGGCCGCGGCGAAGGCGTCGGCATTTATCCTGAAGGGACCCGCTCGCGCGACGGCGTGCTGTACCGCGGGCGGACCGGCGTGGGCTGGCTGGCGCTGACCACCGGCGCCCCCGTGGTCCCCGTGGGCGTCATCGGCACCGAAAAGCTGCAGCCCGCCGGCAAGAAAACGTTCCATCCGGCGCCGTTCACGCTGCGCTTTGGCAAGCCGCTGTACTTTGACAAAACCGGGCCCGATCACTCCCTGCCGGCAAGGCGCGCCACCACCGACACCATCATGGACGCCATCGCCGAGCTGTCGGGACAGGAACGCAGCACCAAATACAACCAAAGTCCGGCCGCCGAATAA
- the uvrC gene encoding excinuclease ABC subunit UvrC, producing MADPSSYRPKPGEIPTDPGVYRFRDEHGRIIYVGKAKNLRSRLNSYFANPETLLPKTHAMVHHAASVQWTIVGSELEALQLEYTWIKEFAPRYNLAFRDDKTYPYLAVSMSEKFPRVQVMRGERRKGTKYFGPYTAGAIRETMDTLLRVFPVRSCSPGVLRRAERSGRPCLLGYIDKCAAPCVGRISEEDHKALAQDFCDFMGGEAKRFIGTLEKQMGEAVAELDYEQAARLRDDVIALRKVFERNAVVLTEDTNADIFAVEQDDLEAAVQVFFVRGGRIRGQRGWVVEKVEDASDAELWEHLMQQAYGGEESQQDSIPRQILVPELPTNHEYLAEWLGGLRQGKVSIKVPQRGEKAALMDTVHANARQAMMLHKSRRAGDLTTRSLALAELQEALDLPMPLLRIECYDISHVQGTNVVASMVVVEDGLAKKGEYRKFSITGDAAIDDTASMYDVISRRFKNYLAEQETRTQSAPATGEVGAEASEPVRSKFAYPPNLVVVDGGVPQVNAASRALADLGISDVAVIGLAKRLEEVWVPESDFPVILPRSSEGLYLLQRIRDEAHRFAITFHRAKRGKAMTASILDTVPGLGPAKQKTLLAHFGSLKKIRAASLEELSQAKGIGPVLAGTIHATLSNDSENAAAAPAVNMTTGEILD from the coding sequence ATGGCCGACCCCTCCAGCTACCGGCCGAAGCCGGGCGAAATTCCCACCGACCCGGGCGTCTACCGCTTCCGGGACGAGCATGGGCGCATCATTTACGTGGGCAAGGCCAAGAACCTGCGCTCCCGGCTGAACTCTTATTTCGCGAACCCTGAAACGCTGCTGCCCAAAACCCATGCCATGGTCCACCACGCCGCCAGCGTGCAGTGGACCATCGTGGGCAGCGAGTTGGAGGCTTTGCAGCTCGAGTACACGTGGATCAAGGAATTCGCCCCGCGCTACAACCTGGCGTTCAGGGACGACAAGACGTACCCGTACCTGGCCGTGTCGATGAGTGAGAAGTTCCCGCGTGTGCAGGTCATGCGGGGCGAGCGGCGCAAGGGCACCAAATACTTTGGGCCATACACGGCCGGGGCGATCCGGGAAACCATGGACACCCTGCTGCGGGTCTTCCCCGTGCGCAGTTGCAGCCCCGGCGTGCTGCGCAGGGCCGAACGCAGCGGCCGGCCCTGCCTGTTGGGCTACATCGACAAGTGTGCGGCGCCGTGTGTGGGCCGGATCAGCGAGGAAGACCACAAGGCGCTCGCCCAGGACTTTTGCGACTTCATGGGCGGGGAGGCCAAACGCTTCATCGGCACCCTCGAAAAGCAGATGGGTGAGGCGGTGGCCGAGCTCGACTATGAACAGGCCGCCCGGCTGCGTGATGACGTGATCGCACTGCGCAAGGTCTTTGAACGCAACGCCGTGGTGCTGACGGAAGACACCAATGCCGACATCTTCGCCGTCGAACAAGACGACCTCGAAGCGGCAGTCCAGGTGTTTTTCGTCCGCGGCGGACGCATCAGGGGACAGCGCGGCTGGGTGGTTGAAAAGGTGGAGGACGCCTCCGACGCCGAGCTGTGGGAACACCTCATGCAGCAGGCTTACGGCGGTGAGGAATCGCAGCAGGACAGCATTCCGCGCCAGATCCTGGTCCCCGAACTGCCCACCAACCACGAATACCTGGCCGAATGGCTGGGCGGGCTGCGCCAGGGCAAGGTGTCCATCAAGGTGCCGCAGCGCGGCGAAAAGGCTGCGCTCATGGACACCGTCCACGCGAACGCCCGCCAGGCCATGATGCTCCACAAGTCCCGCCGGGCAGGGGACCTGACCACCCGGTCGCTGGCCCTCGCCGAGCTGCAGGAGGCCCTGGACCTGCCCATGCCGCTGCTGCGCATCGAATGCTACGACATCTCCCATGTGCAGGGCACCAATGTTGTGGCATCCATGGTTGTTGTCGAGGACGGGCTGGCCAAGAAGGGCGAGTACCGGAAGTTCTCCATCACCGGTGACGCCGCCATTGACGACACCGCTTCCATGTACGACGTCATCAGCCGCCGCTTCAAGAACTACCTGGCGGAACAGGAAACCCGCACCCAGTCCGCACCGGCCACGGGGGAGGTGGGTGCTGAGGCATCCGAGCCGGTCCGCAGCAAGTTCGCCTACCCGCCCAATCTGGTGGTGGTCGACGGCGGCGTGCCCCAGGTTAACGCCGCCTCGCGTGCCCTCGCCGACCTCGGCATCAGCGACGTGGCCGTGATTGGCCTGGCCAAACGGCTCGAGGAAGTCTGGGTGCCCGAGAGCGATTTCCCCGTCATCCTGCCGCGCTCGTCTGAGGGCCTGTACCTGCTGCAGCGCATCCGCGACGAGGCCCACCGCTTCGCCATCACCTTCCACCGGGCCAAACGGGGCAAGGCCATGACGGCCTCCATCCTCGACACCGTCCCCGGGCTCGGCCCGGCGAAACAGAAGACGCTGCTGGCGCACTTTGGGTCGCTGAAGAAAATCCGTGCCGCCTCGCTGGAGGAACTGTCCCAGGCCAAGGGCATCGGGCCGGTGCTGGCCGGAACCATCCATGCCACGCTCAGCAACGACAGCGAAAACGCCGCAGCCGCGCCGGCCGTCAACATGACCACGGGCGAGATCCTGGATTAG
- a CDS encoding ABC transporter ATP-binding protein: MSMMRGRGGPPQKAMSFGPSLKRILGLIAPDKWRITAVVVMATISVGLTVVAPKILGHATDLIFNGVVGKMLAQFPAGTTKDQAVAALRASGQGQLADMLSGMNVVPGQGLDLAALGGVLTLVLCLYVAAFFFNWSQGYMTTGIVQRAMYRLRRDIEEKLDRLPMAHFQQESRGDLLSRVTNDIDNFSQTLNQTLTQILIAVLTVGGVLGMMFSISPLLAGISLLTIPLIAAMTVMIAKRSQVQFAAQWRSTGELNGHVEEMFTGHEIIKAFGQQQQAIDKFAESNDELYTSSAKAQFISGIIMPGTNFVSNLNYVVVAVLGGIQVAQGVLTIGSVQAFIQYSRQFSQPLSQIASMINLLQSGVASAERVFDLIDAPEQSPDHVPAAVLAEPAGRVVFDHVSFGYTPETPLIQDLSFTAEPGETVAIVGPTGAGKTTLVNLLMRFYEIDGGTITIDGVNTAHLTREDLRSQFAMVLQDAWLFGGTIRENLAYGKLDATEAQIIEAAEATHVDHFVRSLPDGYETVLTDDGGGLSQGQRQLMTIARAWVANPGILILDEATSSVDTRTEVMIRQAMNKLRANRTSFVIAHRLSTIRDADLILVMDQGSIIEQGSHKELLARKGFYYDLYMSQFGDPLVEEVSQL; encoded by the coding sequence ATGAGCATGATGAGGGGCCGCGGCGGGCCGCCGCAAAAAGCCATGTCCTTCGGACCAAGCCTGAAACGCATCTTGGGGCTCATCGCCCCCGACAAGTGGCGCATCACAGCAGTCGTCGTCATGGCCACCATCTCCGTGGGCCTGACGGTTGTTGCACCCAAGATCCTCGGCCACGCCACCGACCTCATTTTCAACGGCGTCGTTGGCAAGATGCTGGCCCAGTTTCCGGCCGGCACCACCAAGGACCAGGCAGTGGCCGCCCTGCGGGCCAGTGGCCAGGGTCAGCTGGCCGACATGCTCTCCGGCATGAATGTGGTGCCAGGCCAGGGACTGGATTTGGCCGCACTGGGTGGGGTCCTGACCCTTGTGCTGTGCCTGTACGTGGCAGCATTCTTCTTCAACTGGTCCCAGGGCTACATGACCACCGGCATTGTGCAGCGGGCCATGTACCGGCTGCGTCGCGACATTGAGGAAAAGCTTGACCGGCTGCCCATGGCCCATTTTCAGCAGGAATCCCGCGGAGACCTGCTCTCGCGCGTCACCAACGACATCGACAACTTCTCCCAGACCCTGAACCAGACACTCACGCAGATTCTTATTGCGGTGCTGACGGTGGGCGGCGTGCTCGGCATGATGTTCTCGATCTCCCCGCTGCTGGCAGGCATCTCACTGCTCACCATTCCCCTTATTGCCGCCATGACGGTCATGATCGCCAAGCGTTCCCAGGTGCAATTTGCCGCCCAGTGGAGGAGCACCGGCGAACTCAACGGGCATGTGGAGGAAATGTTCACGGGACACGAAATCATCAAGGCGTTTGGCCAGCAGCAACAGGCCATCGACAAGTTCGCCGAGTCAAACGATGAGCTGTACACCTCGAGCGCCAAAGCCCAGTTCATTTCCGGCATCATCATGCCAGGCACCAACTTTGTCTCCAACCTGAACTACGTGGTCGTGGCCGTGCTCGGCGGCATCCAGGTGGCGCAGGGCGTCCTCACGATCGGCAGCGTCCAGGCGTTCATCCAGTACTCGCGCCAGTTCAGCCAGCCGCTGTCCCAGATTGCCAGCATGATCAACCTGCTGCAGTCGGGCGTGGCCTCGGCGGAACGCGTTTTTGACCTCATTGACGCGCCCGAGCAGAGCCCCGATCATGTCCCCGCGGCCGTCTTGGCCGAGCCTGCCGGCCGTGTGGTCTTTGACCATGTCAGCTTCGGTTACACGCCCGAGACCCCGCTCATCCAGGACCTGTCCTTCACGGCCGAGCCGGGGGAGACCGTCGCGATCGTGGGGCCCACGGGAGCCGGCAAGACCACCCTGGTGAACCTGCTGATGCGCTTCTACGAGATCGACGGCGGCACCATCACGATCGACGGCGTCAACACAGCCCACCTCACCAGGGAGGACCTGCGCAGCCAGTTCGCCATGGTGCTCCAGGACGCCTGGCTGTTTGGCGGCACCATCAGGGAGAACCTGGCCTACGGCAAGCTGGACGCCACCGAGGCCCAAATTATCGAGGCAGCCGAGGCCACCCACGTCGACCACTTTGTCCGCTCACTTCCCGACGGCTACGAGACGGTGCTGACGGATGACGGCGGCGGGCTGAGCCAGGGGCAGCGCCAGCTCATGACAATTGCCAGGGCCTGGGTCGCCAACCCCGGCATCCTGATCCTGGACGAGGCCACCAGTTCGGTGGATACCAGGACCGAGGTCATGATTCGCCAGGCCATGAACAAGTTGCGGGCCAACCGGACGAGCTTTGTCATCGCCCACCGGCTCTCCACGATCCGTGACGCCGATTTGATCCTGGTCATGGACCAGGGCAGCATCATTGAACAGGGCAGCCACAAAGAACTGTTGGCGCGCAAGGGTTTCTACTACGATCTTTATATGAGCCAATTTGGCGACCCCTTGGTGGAAGAAGTCAGTCAGCTATGA
- the uvrA gene encoding excinuclease ABC subunit UvrA, with protein sequence MNQSVSTEVVRPDLSRLVVKGAREHNLRNVDLDLPRDAMIVFTGLSGSGKSSLAFDTIFAEGQRRYVESLSAYARQFLGQVDKPDVDFIEGLSPAVSIDQKSTSKNPRSTVGTITEIYDYMRLLWARVGTAHCPVCGEPIAQQTPQQIVDQLLEMPEGTRFQILAPVVRDRKGEFVELFRELTAKGYSRAKVDGEQIQLSDPPKLKKTFKHTIEVVIDRLVVKDGIQQRLTDSVETALGLAEGRVLAELVDLEADDAGRIRSFSENLACPNEHPLAIDEIEPRSFSFNNPFGACTACSGIGTRLEVDEELVVPNPFLSLREGAIAPWSLGTATTEYWNRLLEGLSAELDFKLETPWNKLDTDARTAILYGKDHKVVVQYKNRFGRERKYSTGFEGAVQYIQRKHMETESDSARDRYEEYMRQIPCPSCGGARLNPASLSVLINGKSIAEVCALSMRDCFDFLTNLVLTGREAQIASQVLKEIQARLKFLLDVGLEYLNLERASATLSGGEAQRIRLATQIGSGLVGVLYVLDEPSIGLHQRDNRRLIETLTRLRDLGNTLIVVEHDEDTIKEADWIVDVGPGAGEHGGQVVHSGSLEGLLANTESLTGDYLSGRKSIALPAKRRKYDKKRELNVVGARENNLHTIDVKFPLGVLTAVTGVSGSGKSTLVNEILYKVLANKLNGAKQVAGRHLRIDGLEHLDKVVHVDQSPIGRTPRSNPATYTGVFDNIRKLFAETNESKMRGYQPGRFSFNVKGGRCEACTGDGTLKIEMNFLPDVYVPCEVCHGARYNRETLEVHYKGKSIADVLNMPIEEGADFFAAFTPIARHLRTLVDVGLGYVRLGQASTTLSGGEAQRVKLAAELQKRSNGRSIYVLDEPTTGLHFEDIRKLLLVLQGLVDKGNTVIVIEHNLDVIKSADWIVDLGPDGGTGGGRVVATGTPEKVAKNTESYTATFLREVL encoded by the coding sequence TTGAACCAGTCTGTATCCACTGAAGTTGTTCGCCCCGACTTGTCACGGCTTGTGGTGAAGGGTGCCCGTGAGCACAACCTGCGCAACGTCGACCTGGACCTGCCCCGTGACGCCATGATCGTGTTCACCGGATTGTCCGGCTCGGGCAAGTCATCGCTGGCCTTTGACACGATTTTTGCGGAGGGCCAGCGCCGCTACGTCGAGTCGCTGTCCGCGTATGCCCGGCAGTTCCTGGGCCAGGTGGACAAGCCCGATGTGGACTTCATCGAGGGCCTCTCACCGGCCGTCTCAATCGACCAAAAGTCCACGTCGAAGAACCCACGGTCCACGGTGGGCACCATCACCGAAATTTATGACTACATGCGCCTGTTGTGGGCCCGTGTCGGCACGGCGCACTGCCCCGTGTGCGGGGAGCCCATTGCGCAGCAGACGCCCCAACAAATTGTTGACCAACTGCTCGAGATGCCCGAAGGCACCCGCTTCCAGATCCTGGCACCGGTGGTGCGCGACCGCAAGGGCGAGTTTGTTGAACTGTTCAGGGAGCTGACCGCCAAGGGTTATTCGCGGGCCAAGGTCGACGGCGAACAAATCCAGCTCAGCGATCCACCCAAACTCAAGAAGACGTTCAAGCACACCATCGAGGTGGTCATTGACCGGCTCGTGGTCAAGGACGGCATTCAGCAACGCCTCACCGACTCGGTGGAAACGGCACTGGGCCTGGCTGAGGGCCGGGTTCTGGCCGAACTGGTTGACCTTGAGGCGGACGACGCCGGTCGCATCCGGTCCTTCTCCGAGAACCTTGCCTGCCCCAACGAACACCCCCTGGCCATTGACGAGATTGAGCCGCGCTCCTTCTCGTTCAACAATCCGTTCGGCGCCTGCACCGCGTGCAGCGGCATCGGCACCAGGCTCGAAGTCGATGAGGAACTCGTCGTCCCCAACCCGTTCCTGTCACTGCGTGAGGGTGCCATCGCCCCCTGGTCCCTGGGCACCGCCACCACGGAGTACTGGAACCGGCTCCTGGAGGGCCTCTCCGCGGAGCTGGACTTCAAGCTGGAAACACCGTGGAACAAGCTCGACACCGACGCGCGCACTGCCATCCTGTACGGCAAGGACCACAAGGTGGTGGTGCAGTACAAGAACCGTTTTGGCCGTGAACGCAAGTACAGCACGGGCTTTGAAGGCGCCGTCCAGTACATCCAGCGCAAGCACATGGAAACCGAGTCTGACTCGGCCCGCGACCGCTATGAAGAATACATGCGCCAGATCCCGTGCCCGTCCTGCGGCGGTGCACGCCTGAACCCGGCCTCACTGTCGGTGCTGATCAACGGCAAGTCCATTGCCGAGGTCTGTGCCCTGTCCATGCGCGACTGCTTTGACTTCCTCACCAACCTGGTCCTGACCGGGCGTGAGGCACAGATCGCCAGCCAGGTTCTGAAGGAAATCCAGGCCCGGCTGAAGTTCCTGCTCGACGTGGGCCTGGAGTACCTGAACCTGGAACGCGCCTCGGCCACCTTGTCCGGCGGCGAGGCACAGCGCATCCGCCTGGCAACCCAGATCGGTTCCGGCCTGGTGGGCGTGCTCTACGTCCTGGATGAGCCGTCCATCGGCCTGCACCAGCGTGACAACCGCCGCCTGATTGAAACCCTGACCCGCCTGCGCGACCTGGGCAACACGCTCATTGTGGTGGAGCACGACGAGGACACCATCAAGGAAGCCGACTGGATCGTTGACGTCGGCCCCGGCGCCGGCGAGCACGGCGGCCAGGTGGTCCACTCGGGTTCCCTCGAAGGGCTGCTGGCCAATACCGAGTCGCTCACAGGTGACTACCTCTCAGGCCGCAAGAGCATCGCCCTGCCGGCCAAGCGCCGCAAGTACGACAAAAAGCGTGAGCTGAATGTTGTTGGGGCTCGCGAAAACAACCTTCACACGATTGACGTGAAGTTCCCGCTGGGTGTGCTGACGGCCGTCACCGGTGTGAGCGGCTCCGGCAAGTCCACCCTGGTCAACGAGATCCTGTACAAGGTTCTGGCCAACAAGCTCAACGGTGCCAAGCAGGTGGCCGGGCGCCACCTGCGCATCGACGGGCTGGAACACCTCGACAAGGTGGTCCACGTTGACCAGAGCCCCATCGGCCGCACCCCGCGATCCAACCCGGCCACCTACACGGGCGTGTTCGACAACATCCGCAAGCTCTTCGCCGAGACGAACGAGTCAAAGATGCGCGGCTACCAGCCCGGGCGTTTCTCCTTCAACGTCAAGGGCGGGCGCTGCGAGGCGTGCACCGGTGACGGCACGCTGAAGATTGAGATGAACTTCCTGCCCGACGTGTACGTGCCCTGCGAGGTGTGCCATGGCGCCCGCTACAACCGCGAAACGCTTGAGGTGCACTACAAGGGCAAGTCCATCGCCGACGTGCTGAACATGCCGATCGAGGAAGGAGCCGATTTCTTTGCCGCCTTCACGCCCATCGCCCGGCACCTGCGCACGCTGGTCGACGTCGGACTTGGTTATGTCAGGCTCGGACAAGCCTCCACCACCCTCTCCGGCGGCGAGGCGCAACGCGTCAAGCTGGCCGCGGAACTGCAGAAACGCTCCAACGGGCGCAGCATCTACGTGCTCGACGAGCCCACCACGGGCCTGCACTTCGAGGACATCCGCAAACTGCTGCTCGTGCTGCAGGGCCTCGTGGACAAGGGCAACACCGTCATCGTCATCGAACACAACCTCGACGTCATCAAGAGCGCCGACTGGATCGTTGATCTGGGGCCCGACGGCGGCACGGGCGGCGGCCGTGTGGTTGCCACCGGCACGCCGGAGAAGGTGGCCAAGAACACTGAGAGCTACACGGCAACCTTCCTCCGCGAAGTTCTCTGA
- the yvcK gene encoding uridine diphosphate-N-acetylglucosamine-binding protein YvcK → MPIIPSAAKLPGPDSAVRVAALGGGHGLAASLSALRLVTSNITAVVTVADDGGSSGRLRDELGVLPPGDLRMALSALCDDTDWGRTWRDVMQHRFTSREGVSGSLDNHALGNLLIVTLWELLGDPVAGLRWAGALLGARGEVLPMASVPLTIEGRVKDNGVTGPLITGQSLLAKAGEVDNVRLVPQDAPACVEAVEAIHNADWVVLGPGSWYTSVLPHLLLPQMREALCTTTAKRLLTMNLDVNDAEAAGMTAADHLHVISRYAPEFSVDVVLADPRSIADVDEFKQAAAMLGADVVFGMVESSAGNAIHDPLRLAASYRDIFGDH, encoded by the coding sequence CTGCCGATCATTCCATCGGCCGCAAAATTGCCGGGCCCGGATTCAGCCGTTCGCGTTGCCGCCTTGGGTGGTGGCCACGGCCTTGCCGCATCCTTGTCCGCGCTGCGCCTGGTCACGAGCAACATCACCGCGGTCGTGACGGTGGCAGACGACGGCGGCTCCTCCGGCCGCCTGCGCGACGAGTTGGGTGTGCTGCCCCCAGGCGACCTGCGCATGGCCCTGTCAGCCCTGTGTGACGACACCGATTGGGGCCGTACCTGGCGCGATGTCATGCAGCACCGGTTTACCTCCCGTGAAGGTGTCAGCGGCTCGCTCGACAACCATGCCCTGGGAAACCTGCTCATCGTCACCCTGTGGGAACTGTTGGGCGATCCGGTGGCCGGCCTGCGCTGGGCGGGGGCCCTGCTGGGCGCCCGCGGCGAAGTGCTTCCCATGGCCAGCGTGCCGCTGACCATTGAAGGCCGGGTGAAGGACAACGGTGTCACCGGACCGTTGATCACCGGCCAGTCCCTGCTGGCCAAGGCCGGCGAGGTGGACAATGTACGCCTTGTTCCGCAGGACGCACCCGCCTGTGTTGAAGCTGTTGAAGCCATCCACAATGCCGACTGGGTGGTGTTGGGCCCAGGCTCCTGGTACACGTCAGTGCTGCCGCACCTACTGCTGCCACAAATGCGTGAGGCACTGTGCACAACCACGGCAAAGCGACTGCTCACCATGAACCTCGACGTCAATGATGCCGAGGCGGCCGGCATGACTGCAGCCGACCACCTGCACGTCATTTCCCGCTACGCACCGGAGTTTTCGGTTGATGTGGTGCTCGCCGATCCACGCTCCATTGCGGACGTGGACGAGTTCAAGCAGGCGGCAGCCATGCTCGGTGCCGACGTTGTGTTCGGTATGGTTGAAAGTTCTGCAGGCAACGCCATCCACGACCCGTTGAGGCTGGCGGCGTCGTACAGGGATATTTTTGGGGACCACTAG
- a CDS encoding HAD hydrolase-like protein, whose translation MSTAIPATPAGIRRDGPPSVVLFDLDGTLVDPAGGITGGLQYALAAMDLPVPGIDELNAVIGPKLADALLNMLGVPADKVDAVITAYRSWYAEQGMAMSVVYPGIDGLLSQLKDDGVHLAVATQKPEPLAKTLLAHHGLDDYFVTIKGSHADENLSPGHPEYRPGKMEIIAAALAETSALAALHVVPGARIEAVMVGDRHQDVHGASHNGLDCIGVSWGFAAEGELAAAGVTAVVHSTDELFTTLNAQTAAGEGTRGDL comes from the coding sequence GTGAGTACTGCAATCCCTGCCACACCTGCGGGCATAAGACGTGACGGCCCGCCCTCTGTGGTCCTTTTTGACCTTGACGGAACACTCGTGGACCCGGCGGGAGGGATCACCGGCGGCCTGCAATATGCCCTTGCCGCCATGGACCTGCCGGTGCCGGGCATCGACGAGCTGAACGCCGTGATCGGCCCCAAGCTGGCCGACGCCCTGCTCAACATGTTGGGGGTGCCGGCCGACAAGGTCGACGCCGTCATCACCGCCTACCGTTCGTGGTACGCGGAGCAGGGCATGGCCATGTCCGTGGTCTACCCCGGCATCGATGGCTTGCTGTCGCAATTAAAGGACGACGGCGTCCACCTCGCTGTCGCCACACAGAAGCCCGAACCGCTGGCCAAGACACTACTGGCCCATCACGGACTGGACGACTACTTCGTCACGATCAAGGGCTCCCATGCGGACGAGAACCTGAGCCCCGGACACCCCGAGTACCGGCCCGGCAAGATGGAAATCATCGCCGCCGCACTGGCCGAAACTTCGGCCCTCGCCGCCCTGCACGTGGTTCCCGGCGCCCGAATTGAGGCCGTCATGGTGGGGGACAGGCACCAGGACGTGCACGGCGCAAGCCATAACGGTCTCGACTGCATTGGCGTCTCGTGGGGCTTTGCCGCCGAGGGTGAGCTGGCAGCGGCAGGAGTTACCGCCGTCGTGCATTCAACCGATGAACTTTTCACAACGCTCAACGCCCAGACCGCAGCAGGGGAGGGTACCCGTGGCGATCTATGA
- a CDS encoding GntR family transcriptional regulator, translated as MNSMDVLKRRWRLEPESSVPPFEQVRLRILDLAASGELAVGTKLPSVRALATELGVAANTVARAYRELEQAGVVVTAGRSGTAIASGGDRLAAKVADAAEAFAAVVRDLGVPHAQALRIVTAALERGQ; from the coding sequence ATGAATTCCATGGATGTGTTGAAGCGCCGCTGGCGCTTGGAACCGGAATCAAGCGTGCCACCCTTTGAACAGGTCCGCTTGCGAATTTTGGATCTTGCCGCCTCAGGCGAACTTGCGGTGGGCACCAAGCTGCCCTCGGTTCGCGCCCTCGCCACCGAGCTGGGCGTGGCAGCCAACACGGTGGCCCGCGCCTACCGTGAACTTGAACAAGCCGGAGTGGTCGTGACGGCAGGCCGCAGCGGCACCGCCATAGCCTCCGGCGGGGACCGGCTTGCCGCGAAGGTGGCCGACGCTGCTGAGGCCTTTGCCGCCGTCGTGCGTGATCTGGGTGTGCCGCACGCCCAAGCGCTACGCATCGTCACGGCGGCGCTGGAGCGCGGGCAATAG